In a single window of the Methanofollis ethanolicus genome:
- a CDS encoding bacteriohemerythrin, with product MNWSDDLSVGVSEIDEQHKKLVAQINTLHDAMRSGQGKDVLEKILGELAAYTQYHFTAEEEYMQKFGYPAYAPHKKEHVAFVTKIATFQEAYAAEKLGLSIEVMTFLRDWVAGHIRGSDTHYTACFREHGLA from the coding sequence ATGAACTGGTCAGACGACCTCTCGGTCGGTGTCTCCGAGATCGACGAACAGCACAAGAAACTCGTCGCCCAGATCAACACACTCCACGACGCCATGCGCTCGGGGCAGGGGAAGGACGTCCTCGAAAAGATCCTCGGAGAACTTGCGGCGTACACGCAGTACCACTTCACCGCCGAAGAAGAGTACATGCAGAAGTTCGGGTATCCCGCCTATGCCCCCCACAAGAAGGAGCACGTCGCCTTCGTCACAAAGATTGCTACTTTTCAGGAGGCATATGCCGCTGAAAAACTCGGCCTCTCCATCGAGGTGATGACGTTCCTGCGTGACTGGGTTGCAGGCCACATCAGGGGGAGCGACACACATTATACCGCGTGCTTCAGAGAACACGGCCTGGCGTGA
- a CDS encoding ABC transporter permease has protein sequence MIIVQKEFPDHLTSKRFFVILALFLIISVIGISLGIGEYDRDLAAYQEKIAAVESSGVTGWMPDRPSVLSVYSSISDQSIIIEAVLAIVAGFDLVSKEKEMKTLKTLLSHPIYRDEVINGKAIGGGAAIVLAIGLALLVSLAMLLIAGIIPTVDEFSAIATFGAVSILFLLIYFSLALTLSTLARDSGSALIATLVVFIILSSLLPLAGEIAIDTWAGERPDPPYVQKIIMSESGAMIPVDTDEQDPQGEKEAMKTYEAEAKVYYEKKAAVTAIVEAASPQTNYKKITEAVIDPYRVVKMQNSPQGPFGIVVTDPDATPPHFTDVLAGLWGNIALLLALPGVLFLTAYLCFMRMDVR, from the coding sequence ATGATCATAGTGCAGAAGGAGTTTCCCGACCACCTCACCAGCAAACGCTTCTTTGTCATCCTGGCACTCTTCCTGATCATCTCGGTCATCGGGATCTCCCTGGGTATCGGAGAGTACGACAGAGACCTTGCAGCGTACCAGGAAAAGATAGCGGCTGTCGAAAGCAGCGGAGTAACCGGGTGGATGCCCGACAGACCTTCTGTGCTCTCCGTATATTCCTCCATCTCAGACCAGAGCATCATTATCGAGGCGGTCCTTGCGATCGTGGCGGGTTTCGACCTGGTCTCAAAAGAGAAAGAGATGAAGACACTCAAGACCCTCCTCTCCCACCCGATCTACCGTGACGAGGTGATCAACGGCAAGGCGATCGGCGGGGGAGCGGCAATTGTCCTCGCAATCGGTCTGGCCCTCCTTGTCTCCCTTGCAATGCTCCTCATCGCCGGCATCATTCCGACCGTCGACGAGTTCTCCGCCATCGCCACCTTCGGGGCGGTCTCGATCCTCTTCCTCCTCATCTATTTCTCCCTCGCCCTCACCCTCTCCACTCTTGCACGGGACAGCGGGAGCGCGCTCATCGCCACCCTCGTCGTCTTCATCATCCTCTCATCCCTCCTGCCTCTCGCAGGCGAGATCGCCATCGACACATGGGCGGGTGAGCGACCAGATCCGCCGTACGTGCAGAAGATCATAATGTCTGAAAGCGGGGCCATGATCCCGGTCGATACGGATGAACAGGACCCTCAGGGAGAGAAAGAGGCGATGAAGACGTACGAGGCCGAAGCAAAGGTATACTATGAGAAGAAAGCGGCCGTCACCGCCATCGTCGAGGCGGCTTCCCCGCAGACCAATTATAAAAAGATCACGGAGGCGGTCATCGATCCCTATCGCGTCGTAAAGATGCAGAACAGTCCGCAGGGCCCGTTCGGAATAGTTGTCACCGACCCGGACGCCACGCCGCCGCACTTCACGGATGTCCTCGCAGGCCTCTGGGGGAACATCGCCCTGCTCCTCGCCCTTCCGGGCGTGCTCTTCCTCACCGCCTACCTCTGTTTCATGAGGATGGATGTGCGGTGA
- a CDS encoding YcdB/YcdC domain-containing protein → MMRKIIIAVIIVCMVIVAVPVLSSASPDRVGAEITPKTPLYLDPVDEAVSITKEDAIKSAEMSIPDITIRKVTGGLIQDHVYGKIWQFSVITGEGDNLLVGIDPKTGELDFYYGKADKKTVTREEITVDEAKQIADDYIKTQNIKGELLFDEVEYRPPRAKDLAGKYSVHFWRIIKGIPCLSDGVRVGVNPETGDVMSYQKTWTMPEEKIAVTAMPGIQDSQAQQIVRDLMKEKYSTDITVISSRLVWVDMDYLTGTNDCHDIRLTWWIRFNDSYLQENEAEPGSAWIDAHSGEFLKKAYFV, encoded by the coding sequence ATGATGCGTAAAATCATAATTGCAGTTATTATCGTTTGTATGGTTATAGTGGCCGTACCTGTACTCTCATCTGCATCACCTGATAGGGTAGGAGCGGAGATAACACCAAAAACACCATTATACCTGGACCCTGTCGATGAAGCGGTTTCCATCACTAAGGAGGATGCAATAAAGAGTGCAGAGATGAGCATTCCAGATATAACGATTAGAAAAGTAACTGGGGGGCTCATCCAGGATCACGTTTATGGGAAGATCTGGCAATTCAGTGTCATTACCGGAGAGGGTGACAATCTACTTGTAGGGATTGATCCTAAAACTGGAGAACTTGATTTCTATTATGGAAAAGCAGATAAAAAGACCGTGACGAGAGAAGAGATCACGGTTGATGAGGCAAAGCAAATTGCCGATGATTATATCAAGACCCAGAATATCAAAGGTGAACTCCTCTTTGATGAGGTTGAATACAGGCCTCCTCGTGCAAAAGATTTGGCTGGAAAATATTCTGTTCACTTCTGGAGGATCATCAAAGGAATTCCCTGTCTTTCGGATGGTGTGCGTGTGGGCGTCAATCCTGAAACCGGCGACGTCATGAGTTATCAGAAGACCTGGACGATGCCTGAAGAAAAGATCGCAGTCACTGCGATGCCCGGCATACAGGACAGCCAGGCGCAACAGATTGTACGGGACCTGATGAAGGAGAAATATTCTACCGATATCACGGTCATCTCCTCAAGACTTGTCTGGGTTGATATGGATTATCTAACAGGGACGAATGATTGTCATGATATCAGGTTGACGTGGTGGATACGTTTCAATGATTCGTATCTCCAGGAAAATGAAGCCGAACCCGGATCGGCATGGATCGATGCACATTCTGGTGAATTCCTCAAAAAAGCCTATTTTGTATAG
- a CDS encoding ArsR/SmtB family transcription factor — MPEETLVLDRNRCKVLASQTRVAILKALDRRRLSLSEVAGECDLALSTVHEQMTHLVEAGFVVSENDGHRWVYYALTPDGKAILHPNKQVKVLVVLATAALTVFAGLSTIALYLYDLLGPKDLGWYQDGDANLSPLIVGIALLAIGGLLGYLAFCRRRGKISA, encoded by the coding sequence ATGCCCGAAGAAACGCTCGTCCTGGACCGGAACCGATGCAAAGTGCTCGCTTCTCAGACTCGGGTGGCGATCCTCAAGGCCCTTGACCGGCGCCGGCTGAGTCTCAGTGAGGTTGCCGGAGAATGTGATCTCGCCCTCTCGACCGTGCATGAGCAGATGACTCATCTTGTGGAAGCGGGCTTTGTGGTCTCTGAGAACGACGGGCACAGGTGGGTGTATTACGCGCTTACTCCAGACGGGAAGGCGATCCTCCATCCCAACAAGCAGGTGAAGGTGCTCGTCGTCCTCGCAACTGCGGCCCTCACGGTTTTTGCCGGACTGAGTACAATCGCTCTGTACCTGTATGACCTCCTGGGGCCGAAGGACCTCGGCTGGTATCAGGATGGAGACGCGAACCTATCTCCTCTCATCGTCGGGATCGCTCTTCTCGCAATAGGGGGGCTCCTGGGCTACCTGGCCTTCTGTCGCAGGAGAGGGAAAATTTCGGCGTGA
- a CDS encoding 3-isopropylmalate dehydratase large subunit, giving the protein MGATLVEKIFSTRCGKEIEAGDVVMAAVDRAMIHDITGPLAIQKFREMGGERVFDPARIVMLFDHQVPADSIQAAENQKFMREFALRQGIHNYDLREGVCHQVVLEKGHAAPGEIVVGSDSHTCTYGAAGAFATGIGSTDMGFVLKFGALYFRVPDSIRVEVNGAFAPRVGAKDLILSIAGDIGADGATYQALEFTGETFESMPMPGRMTCSNMAIEMGAKAGIVPPDAITWEYLRERRPEVRPFPLKSDEDATYSEMREFDVTDLVPQVAVPHNVDNVVDVDEVAGTHVDQVFIGSCTNGRYEDFAEAAEILGDRKFSDDVRVLIIPASRDEYMKTLRAGLIEKFVEAGALVEAPCCGPCMGGSFGLLAPGEVSLSTSNRNFRGRQGSTEAEVYLCSAATAAASAITGEITDPREV; this is encoded by the coding sequence ATGGGAGCAACTCTCGTAGAGAAAATTTTCTCCACCCGGTGCGGGAAGGAGATAGAGGCAGGCGATGTGGTGATGGCGGCCGTGGACCGCGCGATGATCCATGACATCACTGGCCCCCTTGCCATTCAAAAGTTCAGGGAGATGGGCGGAGAGAGGGTCTTTGACCCGGCACGTATCGTAATGCTCTTCGACCACCAGGTCCCGGCTGATTCCATTCAGGCAGCCGAGAACCAGAAGTTCATGCGGGAGTTTGCACTTCGCCAGGGAATTCACAACTACGACCTCAGGGAGGGCGTCTGCCACCAGGTGGTCCTGGAGAAAGGGCATGCCGCACCGGGCGAGATCGTCGTCGGTTCGGATTCCCACACCTGTACCTACGGCGCTGCCGGCGCCTTCGCGACCGGCATCGGTTCGACAGACATGGGTTTCGTCCTCAAGTTCGGCGCCCTCTACTTCAGGGTGCCGGACTCGATCCGGGTCGAGGTGAACGGTGCCTTCGCTCCCCGTGTCGGGGCAAAGGACCTCATCCTCTCGATCGCCGGCGACATCGGTGCGGACGGCGCCACCTATCAGGCCCTGGAGTTCACCGGCGAGACCTTCGAGTCGATGCCGATGCCTGGCCGGATGACCTGCTCGAACATGGCGATCGAGATGGGGGCGAAGGCCGGCATCGTCCCGCCTGATGCGATCACCTGGGAGTACCTCCGGGAACGCCGCCCCGAAGTCAGGCCCTTCCCCCTCAAAAGCGACGAGGACGCGACGTACTCGGAGATGCGCGAGTTCGATGTCACTGATCTCGTGCCCCAGGTCGCGGTCCCGCACAACGTGGACAATGTCGTCGATGTCGATGAGGTCGCCGGCACCCACGTCGACCAGGTCTTCATCGGTTCCTGCACGAACGGCCGGTACGAGGACTTTGCCGAGGCTGCCGAAATTCTCGGCGACCGGAAGTTCTCCGACGATGTACGGGTGCTCATCATCCCGGCATCGCGGGACGAGTACATGAAGACCCTCAGGGCCGGACTGATCGAGAAGTTCGTTGAAGCAGGTGCGCTCGTCGAGGCACCCTGCTGCGGCCCCTGCATGGGCGGGTCCTTTGGCCTCCTCGCCCCCGGCGAGGTGTCTCTCTCCACGTCGAACAGGAACTTCAGAGGGCGGCAGGGGAGCACCGAGGCGGAGGTCTATCTCTGCTCCGCAGCGACGGCAGCGGCAAGTGCGATCACCGGCGAGATCACCGACCCGAGGGAGGTGTGA
- a CDS encoding 3-isopropylmalate dehydratase small subunit → MRIWKFGNDIDTDAIIPGRYLTEYDPKKLAEHVFEGTRDDFRIAVKEGDVVVAGRNFGCGSSREHAPLALLGAGVKIVVAESFARIFYRNSVNTGLLPLICPDTGALLEGHDLTVDLAGGSLESEGARYPFEAVPPFMQEIVDAGGLVEYAKQMKEVELCTKSQQ, encoded by the coding sequence ATGCGGATCTGGAAGTTCGGCAACGACATCGATACGGACGCGATCATCCCCGGGAGGTACCTCACCGAGTACGACCCGAAAAAGCTCGCGGAACATGTCTTCGAGGGGACGAGAGACGACTTCAGGATCGCGGTGAAGGAGGGCGATGTCGTCGTCGCCGGCAGGAACTTCGGCTGCGGGTCCTCGCGGGAGCACGCCCCTCTCGCCCTTCTCGGGGCGGGGGTGAAGATCGTCGTGGCAGAGTCCTTTGCCCGGATCTTCTACCGGAACTCGGTGAACACCGGTCTCCTCCCCCTCATCTGCCCTGACACCGGGGCGCTCCTTGAAGGGCACGATCTGACGGTCGACCTTGCAGGTGGATCCCTGGAGTCTGAAGGGGCCAGGTACCCGTTCGAAGCGGTGCCGCCCTTCATGCAGGAGATCGTGGACGCGGGAGGGCTGGTTGAATATGCAAAACAGATGAAGGAGGTAGAACTGTGTACAAAGTCGCAGCAATAG
- a CDS encoding isocitrate/isopropylmalate dehydrogenase family protein, giving the protein MYKVAAIGGDGIGPEILDEGKKVLDAAGEKYGFDIQWDEFAIGADRYLETGELVTEDELKELSRYRAIYFGSIGDDRVTPGILEKGILLKMRFAFDEYVNLRPIRLLNGVQTPLAGKKPEDIDFVVVRENTEDFYVGIGSRFKKTEKKELEVVRDLYSVKFGLDVESDAEEIAYQIGVISREGSRRVMEYAFDLAERREKRVTSVDKANVLSDVYGLWREVFTEVASRHPGVSTEFNFVDAVTMWFVKKPEWFDVVVTPNMFGDIITDLGAMIQGGLGLAPGGNINPKGTSMFEPIHGSAPKYKGLGVANPIATIWAGGLLLDHLGEHEAAEGIVRAIEGTIHDGVVTRDLGGAAKTADVGDHIAARVRE; this is encoded by the coding sequence GTGTACAAAGTCGCAGCAATAGGCGGAGACGGCATCGGACCGGAGATCCTGGATGAAGGAAAGAAGGTCCTCGACGCTGCAGGAGAGAAATATGGATTCGACATACAGTGGGACGAGTTTGCCATAGGGGCCGACAGATATCTGGAGACCGGGGAACTCGTCACCGAGGATGAACTGAAAGAGCTCTCCAGATACCGGGCGATCTACTTCGGCTCCATCGGCGACGACCGCGTGACGCCCGGCATCCTGGAGAAGGGTATCCTCCTGAAGATGCGGTTCGCCTTCGACGAGTATGTGAACCTGCGGCCTATCAGACTCCTGAACGGCGTCCAGACCCCTCTCGCCGGGAAGAAGCCCGAGGACATCGACTTTGTCGTGGTGCGGGAGAACACGGAGGACTTCTATGTCGGAATCGGCTCGCGCTTCAAAAAGACGGAGAAAAAGGAACTTGAAGTCGTCCGGGACCTGTATTCGGTGAAGTTCGGCCTTGATGTCGAGAGCGACGCCGAGGAGATCGCCTACCAGATCGGCGTCATCTCGCGGGAGGGGAGCAGGAGGGTGATGGAGTACGCCTTCGACCTGGCCGAACGCCGGGAGAAGCGGGTCACCTCGGTCGACAAGGCAAACGTCCTCTCCGACGTCTACGGCCTCTGGCGTGAGGTCTTCACCGAGGTCGCGAGTCGTCACCCGGGCGTTTCGACCGAGTTCAATTTCGTCGACGCCGTGACGATGTGGTTTGTCAAGAAACCGGAGTGGTTCGATGTCGTCGTCACACCGAATATGTTCGGCGACATCATCACCGACCTCGGTGCGATGATCCAGGGCGGCCTCGGCCTCGCGCCGGGCGGCAACATCAACCCGAAAGGGACCTCGATGTTCGAGCCCATCCATGGGTCGGCCCCGAAGTACAAGGGCCTCGGCGTCGCGAACCCCATCGCCACCATCTGGGCCGGCGGCCTCCTCCTCGACCACCTCGGTGAGCACGAGGCGGCAGAAGGGATCGTGCGGGCGATCGAGGGGACGATTCACGATGGCGTGGTGACCCGCGACCTCGGTGGCGCGGCGAAGACCGCGGACGTCGGCGACCATATCGCAGCGCGGGTCAGGGAATAA
- the wtpA gene encoding tungstate ABC transporter substrate-binding protein WtpA yields MRGIPLMFLALVGLCVLATGCIGGDDTPTTLKIVPAGSLLLPMEEIEAEFEASHPGVDVQVEGHGSIQCIRQVTDLHRDIDLVVVADEELIPDLMYRSVEGGEGNYTDTYTPFATNRVVIAFTNQSRYADAITSENWYEVLSRPDVVVGISNPMLDAAGYRALMVTTLAERYYGDDEIFDAVLGNHLRPNVTVEEKDGVTSITLPEVLKQETGKVRIRDGSIFLLSLLDAGGVDYAFEYLSVAEEHGLKYVTLPPEIDLGSAACQDNYRTVVVRLGFQRFGSIGSDRVGTPIVYAATVPNSAPHPDLAREFMAFMVAEFGKGHEGWPAPLPA; encoded by the coding sequence ATGAGGGGCATCCCCCTCATGTTCCTCGCTCTTGTGGGATTGTGTGTCCTTGCGACCGGGTGCATCGGTGGTGACGATACCCCGACAACCCTGAAGATCGTCCCCGCAGGGAGTCTTCTTCTTCCTATGGAAGAAATTGAGGCAGAGTTTGAGGCATCCCACCCTGGTGTGGACGTGCAGGTCGAGGGGCACGGCTCTATCCAGTGCATCAGGCAGGTGACCGACCTCCACCGCGACATCGACCTGGTGGTCGTTGCGGATGAGGAACTCATCCCTGACCTGATGTACAGGTCGGTCGAGGGCGGGGAGGGGAATTACACCGACACGTACACCCCCTTCGCCACTAACAGGGTCGTGATCGCTTTCACGAACCAGAGCAGGTATGCCGACGCGATCACCTCAGAGAACTGGTATGAAGTGCTGTCGAGGCCCGACGTCGTCGTCGGGATCTCGAACCCGATGCTTGACGCCGCAGGCTACAGGGCGCTGATGGTGACGACTCTTGCAGAGAGATACTACGGGGACGACGAGATCTTCGACGCCGTCCTCGGGAACCATCTCAGGCCAAATGTGACAGTGGAGGAAAAGGACGGCGTCACGTCCATCACCCTACCCGAGGTGCTCAAGCAGGAGACCGGGAAGGTCAGGATCCGCGACGGCAGCATCTTCCTCCTCTCGCTCCTGGACGCCGGCGGGGTGGACTATGCCTTCGAATACCTGAGCGTTGCGGAGGAGCACGGCCTGAAGTACGTCACCCTGCCGCCTGAGATAGACCTTGGGTCTGCGGCATGTCAGGATAATTACCGTACGGTCGTCGTCAGACTCGGCTTCCAGCGGTTCGGCTCCATAGGAAGCGACCGCGTCGGGACCCCCATCGTGTATGCGGCGACTGTCCCGAACTCCGCCCCCCACCCCGACCTTGCCCGCGAGTTCATGGCATTCATGGTTGCAGAGTTCGGGAAGGGGCATGAGGGATGGCCGGCGCCCCTCCCTGCCTGA
- a CDS encoding molybdopterin-dependent oxidoreductase, protein MKTRFVRLMAVFALICAAAACGCTGTTNPASPVGEDISWNLTISDGTNEEVLSFSEIKELPAWEGYGYAVSTVGIKYGPYTVKGVTLATLLDRVGGSGDGDQVGISAPDGYYWVFDDEQMAGKGFVTLDQNLKEKPSPALTVVLAYEFNGTAIPDGDGGPLRMVVGTDEPDTITEGSAWVKWVDRIEVKRP, encoded by the coding sequence ATGAAAACTCGTTTCGTCCGTTTGATGGCAGTTTTCGCTCTGATCTGCGCTGCAGCCGCCTGCGGGTGCACCGGGACTACCAACCCTGCCAGTCCGGTAGGTGAGGACATATCCTGGAACCTCACGATCTCTGACGGCACCAATGAGGAGGTGCTCTCCTTCTCCGAGATCAAAGAACTCCCTGCCTGGGAGGGCTATGGCTATGCGGTCTCCACGGTCGGAATCAAGTACGGACCGTACACGGTCAAGGGCGTAACCCTCGCAACGCTGCTCGATCGCGTTGGTGGGTCTGGAGACGGCGATCAGGTAGGGATATCAGCACCTGACGGCTACTACTGGGTCTTCGATGACGAGCAGATGGCCGGAAAGGGTTTTGTGACCTTAGATCAGAACCTCAAAGAGAAACCTTCTCCTGCTCTTACTGTGGTCCTTGCCTATGAGTTCAACGGAACGGCGATCCCCGACGGAGACGGCGGTCCCCTGCGGATGGTGGTCGGCACCGATGAACCGGACACTATCACCGAGGGGAGCGCCTGGGTGAAGTGGGTGGATAGGATCGAGGTGAAACGCCCATGA
- a CDS encoding argininosuccinate synthase has product MNVTKSVFLLLFLCACIAGVQAAPTTSVHIVKIADDGTTVLNETTVDYLWMEANLPVLGDGTTHYYHQGPVFADDKETQWDRNETTNFKDRGAVKGTDIKDLCGLVGGMQPDDEMMVKAGDGYHIEFGYTNVYEPDPRQGPIGLCWYNGEDAAVGERQGVGYPPDYHVGMRLVLFADNSTNPEGKHVFGNQDMRECFPPERLHLFNDLYPSTSGYTVKWIDEVRVYEGGYSGAKNVPVKSLQGSAAIETPEVPTTAQATQSPGPLFGLLAGLGVACFAWRMRG; this is encoded by the coding sequence ATGAATGTAACAAAGAGTGTATTTCTGCTCCTGTTCCTCTGCGCCTGTATCGCAGGGGTGCAGGCCGCACCGACGACCTCGGTGCATATAGTAAAGATTGCAGACGACGGCACCACCGTGCTCAATGAGACGACCGTTGACTACCTGTGGATGGAGGCAAACCTCCCCGTCCTCGGCGACGGCACGACCCACTACTACCACCAGGGCCCGGTCTTTGCCGATGACAAAGAGACCCAGTGGGACAGGAATGAGACCACGAACTTCAAGGACCGCGGTGCGGTGAAGGGTACCGACATCAAGGACCTCTGCGGCCTGGTCGGCGGGATGCAGCCCGACGATGAGATGATGGTCAAAGCAGGTGACGGGTATCATATTGAGTTCGGGTACACGAACGTCTATGAACCCGATCCGCGCCAGGGGCCGATAGGGCTCTGCTGGTACAATGGCGAAGATGCAGCTGTTGGCGAGCGTCAGGGCGTCGGCTATCCGCCGGACTATCATGTTGGGATGCGCCTGGTCCTCTTTGCCGACAACTCCACCAACCCGGAGGGCAAACATGTCTTTGGCAACCAGGATATGCGCGAATGTTTCCCGCCTGAGCGCCTCCACCTCTTTAACGACCTCTATCCTTCGACTTCAGGCTATACCGTGAAATGGATCGACGAGGTCAGGGTCTATGAGGGGGGGTATAGTGGAGCGAAGAATGTTCCGGTTAAGTCACTCCAGGGATCTGCTGCAATTGAGACACCAGAGGTCCCGACGACCGCGCAGGCCACTCAGAGCCCTGGCCCGCTCTTTGGACTCCTGGCCGGACTTGGTGTTGCCTGCTTTGCATGGAGGATGCGGGGATGA